Proteins from a single region of Crassaminicella profunda:
- a CDS encoding M20/M25/M40 family metallo-hydrolase produces MKNYFNKIIEDERVKTGLKFLKEDHENTLIEQKEICAISAPSFQEERRGKDYLKRFQDLGLEDIHMDEVGNVLGKISGTQNGPKLVVAAHLDTVFPEETDTTVKEKDGYLYAPAIGDDTRGLAEILSIIRAFRETGIEPIGDVVFCGNVCEEGLGDLRGVKHLFQNKKDIDGFMSIDGTGVGTIIHEATGSHRYKITYKGSGGHSFKDFGMPSAIHALGRAIAKIGDLKVPDDPKTTFTVGTVEGGTSVNAIAGEATMYVDMRSNSEEELLKLEKDCLKIVKDAVEEENNRWKHEEKIKVDIELLGNRPAGSQSEKEPIVEATVEAIKAIGLVPKIKGAASSDANIPISLGIPAIAVGRGGMSGEVHTLKEWFDPKDAYYGPQKTFLAIVGLVGIKNLSEPLLKKRSE; encoded by the coding sequence ATGAAAAACTATTTTAATAAAATCATAGAGGATGAAAGAGTAAAAACGGGACTAAAATTTTTAAAAGAAGACCATGAAAATACCCTTATTGAGCAAAAAGAGATTTGTGCTATTTCTGCACCCTCCTTTCAAGAAGAGCGTCGTGGGAAGGATTATCTAAAAAGGTTTCAAGATTTAGGTCTTGAGGATATACATATGGATGAGGTAGGAAATGTATTAGGCAAAATTTCAGGTACACAAAATGGACCAAAGCTTGTAGTAGCAGCCCATTTAGATACAGTATTTCCAGAAGAAACAGATACTACAGTGAAAGAAAAAGATGGGTACCTTTATGCTCCAGCAATTGGGGATGATACAAGAGGTCTTGCTGAAATATTATCTATTATTAGAGCATTTAGAGAAACAGGGATTGAACCTATTGGAGATGTGGTTTTTTGCGGAAATGTTTGTGAAGAAGGACTTGGCGATTTAAGAGGGGTAAAGCATTTATTTCAAAACAAAAAGGATATAGATGGATTTATGAGTATTGATGGTACTGGGGTAGGTACGATTATTCATGAGGCTACTGGAAGTCATCGATACAAGATTACATACAAAGGTTCAGGAGGACATAGCTTTAAAGATTTTGGTATGCCAAGTGCTATCCATGCTTTAGGAAGAGCTATTGCTAAGATCGGAGATTTAAAGGTGCCAGATGATCCTAAGACTACTTTTACTGTTGGTACAGTAGAAGGGGGAACTTCTGTAAATGCCATAGCAGGAGAAGCTACCATGTATGTAGATATGAGGTCTAATTCTGAAGAAGAATTATTAAAGTTAGAAAAAGATTGCCTAAAGATCGTTAAAGATGCAGTAGAGGAAGAAAATAATCGTTGGAAGCATGAAGAGAAAATTAAGGTAGATATTGAGCTTTTAGGAAATAGGCCAGCAGGAAGTCAATCAGAAAAAGAACCTATTGTAGAGGCTACTGTAGAGGCTATAAAAGCCATAGGGCTTGTACCTAAAATAAAAGGAGCAGCAAGTTCTGATGCAAATATTCCTATTTCATTAGGAATTCCTGCAATTGCAGTAGGAAGAGGAGGTATGTCAGGAGAGGTTCATACCCTAAAGGAATGGTTTGATCCAAAAGATGCTTATTATGGTCCACAAAAAACATTTTTAGCTATAGTAGGACTTGTGGGAATAAAAAATTTAAGTGAACCTCTTTTGAAAAAAAGAAGTGAGTAA
- the nuoE gene encoding NADH-quinone oxidoreductase subunit NuoE yields the protein MAKNIFTKENFAKLEEIIAKNKDKQGALIPVLNEAQKIFGCLPIEVQKEISKGLNISLAEIYGVVTFYAQFSLEPKGEYTIGVCLGTACYVKGSQKVLDRIKKELNIEVGKTSPDGKFTLEATRCIGACGLAPVMTINEDVYGRLTEADVPGILQKY from the coding sequence ATGGCAAAGAATATCTTTACAAAAGAAAACTTTGCAAAATTAGAAGAAATTATTGCAAAAAATAAAGACAAGCAAGGAGCATTGATTCCAGTACTCAATGAGGCTCAAAAAATATTTGGATGTTTGCCAATAGAAGTGCAAAAAGAAATATCTAAAGGATTAAACATTTCATTAGCAGAAATATATGGTGTTGTTACTTTCTATGCCCAATTTTCATTAGAACCAAAAGGGGAATATACAATTGGTGTATGCTTAGGTACAGCCTGTTATGTGAAGGGGTCACAAAAGGTTTTAGATAGAATCAAGAAAGAACTCAATATAGAAGTAGGGAAAACGTCTCCAGATGGTAAATTCACATTAGAAGCAACAAGATGTATTGGTGCTTGTGGATTAGCTCCTGTTATGACCATTAATGAAGATGTTTATGGAAGACTTACAGAAGCAGATGTTCCAGGAATACTTCAAAAATATTAA
- a CDS encoding (2Fe-2S) ferredoxin domain-containing protein codes for MKSLQELEKIRQEAIKKVDIRRDREGTRIVVGMATCGIAAGARPVLTALLEEVKLRNLQDVIVSQTGCIGVCRLEPIVEVYRPEEEKVTYVKMTPEKAKKIIAEHIVNGKIIHEYTIGAVE; via the coding sequence ATGAAATCACTACAGGAATTAGAAAAGATTCGTCAGGAAGCAATAAAAAAAGTTGATATTAGACGAGATCGAGAAGGAACAAGAATTGTTGTAGGTATGGCAACTTGTGGGATTGCAGCAGGGGCAAGACCCGTTCTTACGGCTCTTTTAGAAGAAGTGAAATTAAGAAATCTACAAGATGTAATAGTTAGTCAGACTGGTTGCATTGGAGTCTGCAGACTTGAGCCCATTGTTGAAGTGTACAGACCCGAAGAAGAAAAAGTAACTTATGTGAAAATGACACCTGAAAAAGCGAAAAAAATCATAGCAGAACATATTGTCAATGGAAAAATTATTCATGAGTATACCATTGGAGCGGTAGAATAA
- the nuoF gene encoding NADH-quinone oxidoreductase subunit NuoF: MEFYRAHVLICGGTGCTSSGSQTLIDTFHEELEKNHLNKEVKIVKTGCFGLCEAGPIVIVYPEGAFYSHVKIEDVKRITEEHLLKGRIVKDLLFKEAVEEDQIRSINEVDFYKKQKRVALKNCGVINPEDIKEYIAFDGYKALGKVLTEMSREEVIDTIKKSGLRGRGGGGFPTGMKWEFTYKAKGDQKYVACNADEGDPGAFMDRSVLEGDPHAIIEAMAIAGYAVGANQGYVYVRAEYPIAVHRLQIAIDQAREYGLLGKNIFDKGFDFDVEIRLGAGAFVCGEETALLNSIEGKRGMPRPRPPFPANAGLWQKPTLLNNVETYANIPKIILNGADWFSSMGTEKSKGTKVFALGGKINNTGLVEIPMGTTLREVIYEIGGGIPNGKKFKAVQTGGPSGGCITADHLDTPIDYDNLISLGSMMGSGGMIVMDEDNCMVDIARFFLDFTVDESCGKCPPCRIGTKRMLEILNKITSGKGEMEDIDKLEQLAKNIKASALCGLGQTAPNPVLSTLRYFRHEYEAHVKEKRCPAGVCRELLAYTIDPEICKKCGICASKCPADCITGVKGKEVFKIDTDKCIKCGNCMEVCPFKAISKK; encoded by the coding sequence ATGGAATTTTATAGAGCACATGTCCTAATCTGTGGGGGTACAGGATGTACTTCTTCAGGTTCACAAACGTTGATAGACACTTTTCATGAAGAATTAGAAAAAAATCATTTAAATAAAGAAGTAAAAATTGTTAAAACAGGATGTTTTGGACTTTGTGAGGCAGGTCCAATCGTCATTGTATATCCAGAAGGGGCTTTTTATAGCCATGTAAAGATAGAAGATGTTAAAAGAATTACAGAGGAACATTTATTAAAGGGAAGAATTGTAAAAGATTTATTGTTTAAAGAAGCAGTAGAAGAAGATCAAATAAGATCTATAAACGAAGTGGATTTTTATAAAAAGCAAAAAAGGGTTGCATTAAAAAATTGTGGAGTTATTAATCCCGAGGATATTAAAGAGTATATTGCTTTTGATGGATATAAGGCTTTAGGTAAAGTTTTGACAGAAATGTCAAGGGAAGAAGTAATTGATACTATAAAAAAATCAGGTCTTCGTGGCCGTGGAGGCGGTGGATTTCCAACAGGAATGAAGTGGGAATTTACTTATAAAGCAAAGGGAGATCAAAAATATGTAGCTTGTAATGCTGATGAAGGAGACCCTGGCGCATTTATGGATCGATCTGTTCTTGAAGGAGATCCTCATGCTATTATCGAAGCTATGGCTATTGCTGGTTATGCAGTTGGAGCTAATCAAGGATATGTATATGTAAGAGCAGAATATCCTATTGCTGTACATAGATTACAAATTGCTATTGATCAAGCACGGGAATATGGACTTCTTGGCAAAAATATATTTGATAAAGGATTTGACTTTGATGTAGAAATCAGACTAGGTGCTGGAGCATTTGTCTGTGGAGAGGAAACAGCGCTCCTTAATTCTATAGAAGGTAAGCGTGGTATGCCAAGACCTAGACCTCCATTCCCTGCAAATGCAGGATTATGGCAAAAACCAACTCTATTAAACAATGTAGAAACTTATGCCAACATCCCTAAGATTATTTTGAATGGTGCGGATTGGTTCTCAAGTATGGGAACAGAAAAATCAAAGGGAACAAAGGTATTTGCATTAGGAGGAAAGATCAACAATACAGGTCTTGTGGAGATTCCAATGGGAACAACTTTAAGAGAAGTTATTTATGAAATTGGTGGAGGCATTCCTAATGGCAAGAAGTTTAAAGCTGTACAAACAGGAGGTCCATCTGGAGGATGTATTACTGCTGATCATTTAGATACACCTATTGATTATGATAATCTAATTTCTCTTGGATCAATGATGGGTTCTGGCGGTATGATTGTTATGGATGAAGACAATTGTATGGTTGATATTGCAAGATTCTTTTTAGACTTTACAGTGGATGAAAGTTGTGGAAAGTGTCCACCTTGTAGAATTGGAACAAAGAGAATGCTAGAGATTTTAAATAAAATTACATCTGGCAAGGGCGAAATGGAAGATATCGATAAGCTTGAGCAATTAGCAAAAAATATTAAGGCTTCTGCTTTATGTGGATTAGGTCAGACAGCGCCAAATCCAGTACTTTCCACATTAAGATATTTTAGACATGAGTATGAGGCTCATGTAAAGGAGAAGAGATGTCCAGCAGGCGTATGTAGAGAGTTATTAGCTTATACCATTGATCCAGAAATTTGTAAAAAGTGCGGTATTTGTGCAAGTAAATGTCCAGCAGATTGTATAACTGGGGTAAAAGGAAAAGAAGTATTTAAAATAGATACAGATAAGTGTATTAAATGTGGTAATTGTATGGAAGTGTGTCCGTTCAAAGCTATTAGCAAGAAGTAA
- a CDS encoding NADH-dependent [FeFe] hydrogenase, group A6, with amino-acid sequence MEKVTLTIDNIKIEVPKNYTILEAAKEAGIDIPTLCYLKGINEVGACRVCLVEIEGARSLQASCVHPVAEGMVVKTNSKRVRDARKSNVELILSNHNRECLTCIRNKNCELQSLSESLGIRDIPFEGIKTETTIDDLSYSIVRDPSKCILCGRCVSVCKNVQKIGILDFANRGFDTQVVPAFSKSMADAPCTYCGQCIAVCPVAALREKDDIEKVWDALDDPSKHVVVQTAPAVRAALGECFDLPMGTRVTGKMVAALKRLGFDKVYDTNFAADLTIMEEGHELLGRIQNGGTLPMITSCSPGWIRYCEFNYPEFLENLSTCKSPHQMMGAIIKSYYAEKNNINPKDIFVVSIMPCTSKKTESERPEMKGTGNRDVDAVLTTRELGRMIKEARIKFTDLEDEIFDQDLLGEYTGAGVIFGATGGVMEAALRTVADVLEGKSLEEIEYKAVRGVEGIKEAALTLGGMEVKIAVAHGTANAKKVLDLVKNGEKEYHFIEIMACPGGCVCGGGQPQVSAKTLMEVDVKSIRAKVLYEEDESRPIRKSHENPQIKKLYEDFLEKPNSHKAHELLHTHYKAREKFPTTMNDCCEEIAVGKENK; translated from the coding sequence GTGGAAAAAGTTACTTTGACCATTGACAATATAAAAATTGAAGTGCCAAAAAACTATACAATTCTAGAGGCAGCAAAGGAAGCTGGAATCGATATTCCTACTTTGTGTTATTTAAAGGGAATCAATGAAGTTGGCGCATGTAGAGTCTGTTTAGTTGAAATAGAAGGGGCAAGATCACTCCAGGCTTCTTGTGTCCATCCAGTAGCTGAGGGAATGGTTGTAAAAACCAATTCTAAAAGAGTAAGAGATGCGAGAAAGTCAAATGTAGAACTAATTCTTTCTAATCATAATAGAGAATGTTTAACCTGTATTAGAAATAAAAATTGTGAGCTTCAAAGTTTATCAGAAAGTTTAGGAATTCGAGATATTCCTTTTGAAGGAATCAAAACAGAGACGACTATTGATGATCTTTCCTATTCTATCGTGAGAGATCCAAGCAAATGTATTTTATGTGGTAGATGTGTAAGTGTCTGTAAAAATGTGCAAAAGATAGGGATTCTTGATTTTGCTAATAGAGGTTTTGATACGCAAGTAGTTCCAGCCTTTTCAAAGAGTATGGCAGATGCTCCTTGTACTTATTGTGGTCAATGTATTGCTGTATGTCCAGTAGCTGCATTAAGAGAAAAGGATGATATAGAAAAAGTTTGGGATGCTTTAGATGACCCAAGTAAGCATGTAGTAGTACAAACAGCTCCTGCAGTAAGAGCAGCCCTTGGGGAATGTTTTGATCTTCCAATGGGTACGAGAGTAACAGGAAAAATGGTAGCAGCTCTAAAGCGTCTTGGATTTGATAAAGTATATGATACAAACTTTGCAGCAGATCTTACGATTATGGAGGAAGGTCACGAATTATTAGGTAGAATCCAAAATGGCGGAACATTACCAATGATTACCTCTTGTTCACCAGGATGGATCAGATATTGTGAATTTAACTATCCAGAGTTTTTAGAAAATCTATCTACTTGCAAATCCCCACATCAAATGATGGGTGCAATCATTAAATCTTATTATGCAGAGAAAAATAATATCAATCCAAAAGATATATTTGTAGTCTCTATCATGCCTTGTACTTCTAAAAAAACAGAATCAGAGAGACCTGAGATGAAAGGTACAGGAAATAGAGATGTAGATGCAGTTCTTACAACAAGAGAATTAGGTAGAATGATTAAGGAAGCAAGAATTAAATTTACAGATCTTGAAGATGAGATATTTGACCAAGATTTACTAGGAGAGTATACAGGAGCTGGTGTAATTTTTGGTGCAACAGGTGGTGTAATGGAAGCAGCTTTAAGAACGGTAGCAGATGTTTTAGAAGGAAAATCTCTTGAAGAGATTGAGTATAAAGCTGTAAGAGGAGTAGAAGGAATCAAAGAAGCTGCTCTTACCTTAGGTGGAATGGAAGTAAAAATCGCTGTTGCCCATGGTACAGCGAATGCAAAGAAAGTATTAGATTTAGTGAAAAATGGAGAAAAAGAATATCATTTTATTGAAATCATGGCATGTCCTGGAGGTTGTGTATGTGGTGGAGGTCAACCTCAAGTTAGTGCAAAAACTTTAATGGAAGTGGATGTAAAGAGCATAAGAGCCAAAGTATTATATGAAGAAGATGAGAGTCGTCCTATTAGAAAATCCCATGAAAATCCACAGATTAAGAAATTATATGAAGATTTCTTAGAAAAACCTAATAGTCACAAAGCTCATGAATTATTGCATACCCACTACAAAGCAAGAGAAAAATTTCCTACAACAATGAATGATTGTTGTGAAGAGATTGCTGTTGGGAAAGAAAATAAATAA
- a CDS encoding complex I 24 kDa subunit family protein → MAKNVFTEENFAKLEEIIQRYKDTKGALMPVLNDAQKLFGCLPLEVQKKISKGLNIPMAEIYGVVTFYAQFSLEPKGEYTIGVCLGTACYVKGAQKIIDRIKQEINVEVGKTSVDGKYTLEATRCIGACGLAPVLTVNEDVYGRLVESDVPGILEKY, encoded by the coding sequence ATGGCAAAGAATGTTTTTACTGAAGAAAACTTTGCAAAACTAGAAGAAATCATTCAAAGATACAAAGACACAAAAGGTGCTTTAATGCCTGTACTAAATGATGCACAAAAATTATTTGGTTGTCTTCCATTAGAAGTACAAAAGAAAATTTCAAAGGGATTAAATATTCCTATGGCAGAAATTTATGGAGTGGTTACATTCTATGCACAATTTTCACTAGAGCCAAAGGGAGAATATACAATTGGTGTATGCTTAGGTACAGCTTGTTATGTAAAAGGTGCACAAAAGATTATTGACAGAATCAAACAAGAAATTAATGTAGAAGTTGGAAAAACATCAGTAGATGGCAAATATACATTAGAAGCAACAAGATGTATTGGTGCTTGTGGATTAGCTCCAGTATTGACTGTGAATGAAGATGTATATGGAAGATTAGTTGAAAGTGATGTACCTGGAATTTTAGAAAAGTACTAA
- a CDS encoding (2Fe-2S) ferredoxin domain-containing protein: MRSLEELAKIREEAIKKVDIRGMKEGTRIVVGMATCGISAGARPVLMALLEEAKVRNLTDVVVSQTGCIGVCRLEPIVEVYRPGEEKVTYIEMTPEKAKKVIAEHIVNGKVVDEYTIGAAE, translated from the coding sequence ATGAGATCATTAGAGGAATTAGCAAAAATTCGTGAAGAAGCCATAAAAAAAGTAGATATAAGAGGGATGAAAGAAGGTACAAGAATCGTTGTAGGTATGGCTACTTGTGGCATATCAGCAGGAGCAAGACCAGTTCTTATGGCACTTTTAGAAGAAGCAAAGGTAAGAAATTTAACAGATGTTGTTGTAAGTCAGACAGGATGTATTGGGGTCTGCAGACTTGAGCCAATCGTTGAAGTGTACAGACCAGGAGAAGAAAAGGTTACTTATATAGAAATGACACCGGAAAAAGCAAAAAAAGTAATAGCAGAGCATATTGTTAATGGAAAAGTAGTAGACGAATATACTATTGGAGCGGCAGAATAG
- the nuoF gene encoding NADH-quinone oxidoreductase subunit NuoF, with amino-acid sequence MEIYRAHVLICGGTGCTSSGSQTLIEAFNEHLEKNNLANEVKLVKTGCFGLCEAGPIVIVYPEGAFYSHVKVEDVQRITEEHLLKGRIVKDLLFKEAVEDGQVRSINEVDFYKKQKRVALRNCGVINPEDIKEYIAFDGYKALGKALTEMTREEVIDTVKKSGLRGRGGGGFPTGLKWEFAYKSENDQKYVACNADEGDPGAFMDRSVLEGDPHALVEAMAIAAYAIGANQGYVYVRAEYPIAVHRLQIAIDQARENGLLGKDIFGTGFEFDLEIRLGAGAFVCGEETALLNSIEGKRGMPRPRPPFPAVKGLWGKPTMLNNVETYANIPQIILNGAEWFASMGTEKSKGTKVFALGGKINNTGLLEIPMGTTLREVIYEIGGGIPNGKAFKAVQTGGPSGGCITADYLDTPIDYDNLIALGSMMGSGGMIVMDEDNCMVDIARFFLDFTVDESCGKCPPCRIGTKRMLELLDKITEGKGEMEDIYKLERLAANIKASALCGLGQTAPNPVLSTLKYFRHEYEAHVKDKTCPAGVCQGLLSYTVDPDLCKKCGICANKCPANCIEGVKGKEVYKIDKDKCIKCGACIEACPFKAISKK; translated from the coding sequence ATGGAAATTTATAGAGCGCATGTCCTAATCTGTGGAGGTACAGGATGTACATCTTCAGGTTCTCAAACATTGATAGAAGCTTTTAATGAGCATTTAGAAAAAAATAATTTAGCCAATGAGGTAAAATTAGTTAAAACAGGATGCTTTGGATTATGTGAAGCAGGTCCTATTGTTATTGTGTATCCAGAAGGTGCTTTTTATAGTCATGTAAAGGTAGAAGATGTACAAAGAATTACAGAAGAACATCTTTTAAAGGGAAGAATTGTAAAGGATTTATTATTTAAAGAAGCTGTTGAAGATGGACAGGTACGTTCAATCAATGAAGTTGATTTTTATAAAAAGCAAAAAAGAGTTGCCCTTAGAAATTGTGGGGTAATTAATCCAGAGGATATTAAAGAATATATTGCTTTTGATGGATATAAAGCATTAGGAAAAGCATTAACAGAAATGACTAGAGAAGAAGTAATCGATACAGTGAAAAAATCAGGCTTAAGAGGCCGTGGCGGCGGTGGCTTCCCAACAGGACTTAAGTGGGAATTTGCTTATAAGTCAGAAAATGATCAAAAGTATGTAGCATGTAATGCAGATGAAGGGGATCCTGGTGCATTCATGGATAGATCCGTTCTTGAAGGAGACCCACATGCCCTTGTAGAAGCTATGGCAATTGCTGCATATGCAATAGGTGCAAATCAAGGATATGTATATGTAAGAGCAGAATACCCGATTGCTGTTCATAGACTTCAAATTGCAATTGATCAAGCAAGAGAGAATGGATTATTAGGAAAAGATATATTCGGAACAGGTTTTGAGTTCGATTTAGAAATAAGACTAGGTGCAGGAGCCTTCGTATGTGGAGAAGAAACAGCACTACTTAATTCTATAGAAGGTAAACGAGGTATGCCAAGACCAAGACCTCCTTTCCCAGCAGTAAAAGGACTATGGGGAAAACCAACTATGCTAAATAACGTGGAAACTTATGCAAATATTCCTCAAATCATTCTAAATGGTGCTGAGTGGTTTGCAAGTATGGGAACAGAAAAATCAAAAGGAACAAAGGTATTTGCATTAGGTGGAAAGATTAATAATACAGGACTTTTAGAAATTCCTATGGGAACAACTCTAAGAGAAGTAATCTATGAAATCGGTGGAGGTATTCCAAATGGTAAGGCCTTTAAAGCGGTACAAACAGGTGGACCATCTGGTGGATGTATTACTGCTGATTATTTAGATACACCAATTGATTATGATAACTTAATTGCCCTAGGATCTATGATGGGTTCTGGTGGTATGATTGTTATGGATGAAGACAATTGTATGGTTGATATTGCAAGATTCTTCTTAGACTTCACAGTAGATGAGAGTTGTGGTAAATGTCCTCCATGTAGAATCGGAACAAAGAGAATGTTAGAGCTTTTAGATAAGATTACAGAAGGTAAGGGAGAAATGGAAGATATCTACAAATTAGAAAGATTGGCTGCAAATATTAAGGCTTCTGCTTTATGTGGACTTGGTCAAACGGCTCCAAATCCAGTACTTTCAACATTAAAATACTTTAGACATGAGTATGAGGCCCACGTAAAGGATAAAACATGTCCAGCTGGCGTATGTCAAGGATTATTATCTTATACTGTAGACCCAGACCTTTGTAAAAAATGTGGTATTTGTGCAAACAAATGTCCTGCTAATTGTATAGAAGGGGTAAAAGGAAAAGAAGTTTACAAAATCGATAAAGATAAGTGTATCAAGTGCGGTGCTTGTATAGAAGCTTGTCCATTTAAAGCAATCAGCAAGAAGTAA
- a CDS encoding NADH-dependent [FeFe] hydrogenase, group A6, with the protein MEKVTLTIDNIKVEVPKDYTILQAAKTAGIDIPTLCYLKDVNEVGACRVCLVEIQGARALQASCVHPVAEGMVIKTNSKKVRDARKSNVELILSNHNRECLTCDRNNKCELQSLADQLGIREIPFEGEKLETVIDDKSFSIVRDPSKCILCGRCVSTCRNVQEIGILDFVNRGYNTQVAPAFDKSMADAPCIYCGQCIVACPVAALREKDDIERVWDAIDNEDVHVVVQTAPAVRAALGELFGLPIGTRVTGKMVSALKRLGFDKVYDTNFAADLTIMEEGHELLGRIQNGGTLPMITSCSPGWIRYCEFNYPEFIDNLSSCKSPHQMMGAIIKSYYAEKHNIDPKKIFVVSIMPCTSKKTESSREEMEVAGLRDVDAVLTTRELGKMIKQARIKFLELEDDQFDQDLLGDYTGAGVIFGATGGVMEAALRTVAEVLEGKSIENVEYQAVRGIEDIKEATLTLGGMEVKIAVAHGTASAGKLLDMVKNGEKEYHFIEIMGCSGGCVCGGGQPHVDAKTLMDVDIRVERAKALYEEDEILEIRKSHENPQIIKLYDDFLEKPNSHKAHELLHTHYKKREKYATEEECSCGCNCDC; encoded by the coding sequence ATGGAAAAAGTTACTTTAACCATTGATAATATAAAAGTAGAAGTTCCAAAGGATTATACAATCCTTCAAGCTGCAAAGACTGCTGGAATAGATATTCCTACTTTATGCTATTTAAAAGATGTAAATGAAGTAGGGGCTTGTCGTGTATGTTTAGTTGAAATACAAGGAGCAAGAGCACTTCAAGCATCTTGTGTGCATCCTGTTGCTGAAGGAATGGTTATCAAAACGAATTCAAAAAAAGTAAGAGATGCTAGAAAGTCTAATGTAGAGCTTATTCTTTCTAATCATAATAGAGAATGTTTAACTTGTGATAGAAATAATAAATGTGAGCTTCAAAGCTTAGCAGATCAATTAGGAATCAGAGAAATTCCTTTTGAAGGGGAAAAACTAGAGACAGTTATTGATGATAAATCCTTCTCTATCGTAAGAGACCCAAGCAAATGTATTCTTTGCGGTAGATGTGTAAGTACCTGTAGAAATGTACAAGAAATTGGTATTTTGGACTTTGTAAATAGAGGATATAATACACAAGTAGCACCTGCTTTTGATAAGAGTATGGCAGATGCACCATGTATTTATTGTGGACAATGTATTGTTGCCTGTCCAGTAGCAGCACTAAGAGAAAAGGACGATATTGAAAGAGTATGGGATGCCATTGATAATGAAGATGTACACGTAGTAGTACAAACAGCTCCAGCTGTAAGAGCAGCTTTAGGAGAATTATTTGGTTTACCAATCGGAACACGTGTTACAGGTAAAATGGTATCAGCACTTAAGCGTCTTGGATTTGATAAGGTATATGATACAAACTTTGCAGCAGACCTTACTATTATGGAAGAAGGTCATGAATTATTAGGTAGAATTCAAAATGGTGGAACGCTACCAATGATCACTTCTTGTTCTCCAGGATGGATTCGTTATTGTGAATTCAACTATCCAGAGTTCATAGATAATTTATCTAGCTGTAAATCTCCTCATCAAATGATGGGTGCAATTATTAAATCTTATTATGCAGAGAAGCATAATATTGATCCTAAGAAAATCTTTGTCGTTTCTATCATGCCATGTACTTCTAAAAAGACAGAATCTAGTAGAGAAGAAATGGAAGTAGCAGGTCTACGTGATGTGGATGCAGTTCTTACTACAAGAGAATTAGGAAAAATGATTAAACAAGCAAGAATCAAGTTCTTAGAGCTAGAAGATGATCAATTTGATCAAGATTTACTAGGAGACTACACAGGTGCTGGAGTAATCTTTGGTGCTACAGGTGGAGTTATGGAAGCAGCCCTTAGAACTGTTGCAGAAGTATTAGAAGGAAAATCTATTGAAAATGTAGAATACCAAGCTGTAAGAGGTATTGAAGATATTAAAGAAGCAACATTAACATTAGGTGGAATGGAAGTAAAAATTGCTGTTGCCCATGGAACAGCTAGTGCAGGAAAGCTTTTAGATATGGTTAAAAATGGAGAAAAAGAATATCACTTCATTGAAATCATGGGATGTAGTGGTGGATGTGTATGTGGTGGAGGTCAGCCACATGTGGATGCAAAAACTTTAATGGATGTAGATATAAGAGTTGAAAGAGCAAAAGCATTATACGAAGAAGATGAGATCTTAGAAATCAGAAAATCTCACGAAAATCCACAAATCATAAAGCTTTATGATGACTTCTTAGAAAAACCTAATAGTCATAAGGCACATGAGTTATTACACACTCACTACAAAAAGAGAGAAAAATATGCTACAGAGGAAGAATGTAGCTGTGGTTGTAACTGCGATTGTTAA
- a CDS encoding TM1266 family iron-only hydrogenase system putative regulator: MNKRIGVVAIIVEKRESVEMVNRLLSEFGEIIVGRMGVPYKEKHVSVISIIVDGTTDEIGALTGKLGRVEGVTVKSALTKK, from the coding sequence ATGAATAAAAGAATAGGTGTTGTAGCAATCATCGTTGAAAAGAGAGAAAGTGTAGAAATGGTAAATAGATTATTAAGTGAATTTGGAGAGATTATCGTAGGGCGAATGGGTGTACCTTATAAGGAAAAGCATGTGAGTGTTATTTCTATTATAGTAGATGGAACAACAGATGAAATAGGGGCGCTTACTGGAAAGTTAGGAAGAGTAGAAGGTGTTACAGTAAAAAGCGCATTGACTAAGAAATAA